From the genome of Synchiropus splendidus isolate RoL2022-P1 chromosome 17, RoL_Sspl_1.0, whole genome shotgun sequence, one region includes:
- the yipf5 gene encoding protein YIPF5 yields MSGFDNFNTDFYQSSYSVDDQNQAAYGYGNNDNPYNKQYGQYDYSQPMSYASPGMMQPQQPYTGQIFQPTQTYTPSASQSMYSSSFDDEPPLLEELGINFDHIWQKTLTVLHPLKVADGSIMNETDLAGPMVFCLAFGATLLLSGKIQFGYVYGISAIGCLGMYCLLNLMSMTGVSFGCVASVLGYCLLPMILLSSFGVLFSLQGMMGIILTAAIIGWCSLSASKIFISALAMDGQQLLVAYPCALLYGVFALISVF; encoded by the exons ATGTCGGGGTTTGACAACTTCAACACAGACTTCTATCAGTCCAGCTACAGTGTAGATGACCAGAACCAAGCGGCATATGGGTACGGCAACAACGACAACCCTTATAACAA GCAATACGGCCAGTATGACTACTCCCAGCCGATGAGCTACGCTTCCCCAGGAATGATGCAGCCGCAGCAGCCCTACACGGGACAGATCTTCCAGCCCACACAGACCTACACCCCGTCCGCCTCACAGTCTATGTATAGCAGTAGTTTTGATGACGAGCCGCCGCTGCTGGAAG AATTGGGGATCAACTTCGACCACATCTGGCAGAAGACTCTGACGGTGCTGCATCCCCTGAAGGTGGCAGACGGCAGCATCATGAACGAGACAGACCTGGCCGGCCCCATGGTTTTCTGCTTAGCCTTCGGCGCCACACTCCTCTTG tcagggaagattcagtttGGCTACGTCTACGGCATCAGCGCCATCGGCTGCCTCGGCATGTACTGTCTGCTCAACCTCATGAGCATGACGGGCGTTTCTTTCGGGTGTGTGGCCAGCGTGTTGGGGTACTGTCTCCTTCCCATGATTCTTCTGTCCAGCTTTGGCGTCCTCTTCTCTTTACA GGGCATGATGGGAATTATACTAACGGCGGCAATCATCGGCTGGTGCAGTTTGTCGGCGTCAAAGATTTTCATCTCGGCTCTGGCCATGGACggacagcagctgctggtggcgTATCCCTGCGCTCTGCTATACGGGGTCTTTGCCCTCATCTCTGTCTTTTGA